A stretch of the Ischnura elegans chromosome 5, ioIscEleg1.1, whole genome shotgun sequence genome encodes the following:
- the LOC124159778 gene encoding uncharacterized protein LOC124159778, which produces MDLVLVEKRKDGTLEHAVYRKATATNRDRHASSHHHPAQINGVVNTLIRRSYTVLAFTASHSLPRDYNPASHEGQKVRGEEGGKQRVDPGTICTTDDTGQFTCLGIGYCAATGDHCENFYHCIPTIDGNNRVNEGDRKHNTGDYRDHYGDSKHHTGDYRDHYGDSKHLTGDYRDHYGDSEHHTGDYRDHYGDSKHHAGDYRDHYGDSKHHTGDYRDHYGDSKHHTGDYRDHYGDSEHHTGDYKDHYGDSKHHTGDYRDHYGDSEHHTGDYRDHYGDSKHHTGDYRDHYGDSEHHTGDYKDHYGDSKHHTGDYRDHYGDSEHHTGDYRDHYGDSNQHTGDYRDHYGDSEHHTGDYRDHYGDSEHHTGDYRDHYGDSNHHTGDYRDHYGDSEHHTGDYRDHYGD; this is translated from the exons ATGGACTTAGTTCTCGTGGAAAAGAGGAAGGATGGAACATTGGAGCATGCAGTGTATCGCAAAGCGACAGCAACAAATCGGGACCGGCACGCTTCATCTCaccatcacccagcccaaataaatggagtggtcaacacctTGATTCGCCGCTCCTACACG GTTCTGGCGTTCACCGCTTCGCACAGTTTGCCCCGCGATTACAACCCCGCTTCGCACGAGGGTCAGAAGGTCAGGGGCGAGGAAGGAGGGAAACAGAGGGTGGATCCTGGAACTATCTGCACAACAGACGACACCGGCCAATTTACATGCCTCGGCATAGGATACTGTGCAGCTACTGGAGACCACTGCGAAAATTTCTACCATTGCATACCAACAATTGATG GAAACAACAGAGTCAACGAAGGAGACCGCAAGCACAACACAGGAGACTACAGGGACCACTACGGAGACTCCAAGCACCACACAGGAGACTACAGGGACCACTACGGAGACTCCAAGCACCTCACAGGAGACTACAGGGACCACTACGGAGACTCAGAGCACCACACAGGAGACTACAGGGACCACTACGGAGACTCCAAGCACCACGCAGGAGACTACAGGGACCACTACGGAGACTCCAAGCACCACACAGGAGACTACAGGGACCACTACGGAGACTCCAAGCACCACACAGGAGACTACAGGGACCACTACGGAGACTCAGAGCACCACACAGGAGACTACAAGGACCACTACGGAGACTCCAAGCACCACACAGGAGACTACAGGGACCACTACGGAGACTCAGAGCACCACACAGGAGACTACAGGGACCACTACGGAGACTCCAAGCACCACACAGGAGACTACAGGGACCACTACGGAGACTCAGAGCACCACACAGGAGACTACAAGGACCACTACGGAGACTCCAAGCACCACACAGGAGACTACAGGGACCACTACGGAGACTCAGAGCACCACACAGGAGACTACAGGGACCACTACGGAGACTCCAACCAGCACACAGGAGACTACAGGGACCACTACGGAGACTCAGAGCACCACACAGGAGACTACAGGGACCACTACGGAGACTCAGAGCACCACACAGGAGACTACAGGGACCACTACGGAGACTCCAACCACCACACAGGAGACTACAGGGACCACTACGGAGACTCAGAGCACCACACAGGAGACTACAGGGACCACTACGGAGACTAA